In Alosa alosa isolate M-15738 ecotype Scorff River chromosome 19, AALO_Geno_1.1, whole genome shotgun sequence, a genomic segment contains:
- the LOC125312363 gene encoding antimicrobial peptide NK-lysin-like — MLQVKGEERAQLPGMCWGCKWILNKVKKSISNGTTQDEIQGKLRAACDQIGFLRSACKGFIKRYITVLIEELSTTDDVRTICVNVKACKPKELIYM, encoded by the exons ATGCTTCAGGTCAAGGGTGAGGAAAGGGCACAGTTACCTGGTATGTGCTGGGGATGCAAGTGGATCTTAAACAAGGTCAAGAAATCCATCTCTAACGGCACCACACAG GATGAGATTCAAGGGAAGCTGCGAGCTGCTTGTGACCAAATAGGCTTCCTCAGGTCTGCCTGTAAGGGTTTTATTAAAAGATACATAACTGTGCTGATAGAGGAGCTCTCCACCACCGATGACGTGAGGACCATCTGTGTCAATGTCAAGGCCTGCAA GCCAAAGGAACTCATCTACATGTGA